A stretch of Physeter macrocephalus isolate SW-GA chromosome 6, ASM283717v5, whole genome shotgun sequence DNA encodes these proteins:
- the LOC112066363 gene encoding LOW QUALITY PROTEIN: SH3 domain-binding glutamic acid-rich-like protein 2 (The sequence of the model RefSeq protein was modified relative to this genomic sequence to represent the inferred CDS: substituted 1 base at 1 genomic stop codon) — protein sequence MVVRVFIASSSGFVAIKKKQQDVVRFLEASKIGSEEVDIMMSEEQRQWMYKNIPPEKKPAQGNPLPPQILNGDRYCADXDSFFESKESNTVFSFLGLKSQLASKEEP from the coding sequence ATGGTCGTCCGCGTGTTCATTGCCTCCTCCTCGGGCTTCGTGGCGATAAAGAAGAAGCAGCAGGATGTGGTTAGATTTCTGGAAGCCAGCAAGATAGGGTCTGAGGAGGTGGACATCATGATGTCAGAAGAGCAGAGGCAGTGGATGTACAAGAACATCCCCCCGGAGAAGAAGCCCGCTCAGGGCAACCCTCTGCCACCTCAGATACTTAACGGTGACCGATACTGTGCAGATTAGGACAGTTTCTTTGAATCCAAGGAAAGCAACACAGTCTTTTCATTCTTAGGCCTGAAATCACAGTTGGCATCAAAGGAAGAACCTTAG